The following proteins are co-located in the Eleginops maclovinus isolate JMC-PN-2008 ecotype Puerto Natales chromosome 1, JC_Emac_rtc_rv5, whole genome shotgun sequence genome:
- the LOC134865410 gene encoding plexin-B1-like isoform X2 yields the protein MASREPLEAKAVWHTSFARLTAVAVSVREGHSIAFLGDSKGTLHKVYLGQDGRVEVYANTTIQPNSPINSDLLLDQNGAHIYIMTKTTVEKRPVAECGAHLDCQSCLSAKDPYCGWCVLEGRCGQRWECQRGSSQGQWLWSFNQMQQCLSIQHLSQYNISRGEKTDIKVSVEGLPSLAKGEAYSCFFQDTEVPASVTDAGVICPTPDASRLPPIGLGDEFVMVTLSLRFTNVTVAETEFTFYNCSLVQQLSGRRPCQGCVSSRWGCNWCIHQHVCTHTHICSRGVTIYNQNFKPPTPTIPPPTTLPPTVPTTTKTTPTTTTTSITTTTTTTTEPPPAETPTPTTAAVLTTSTTVTPPTTLQAESTSPLTLATTSPFVRVFSQATTTHTPITGGWGATDGSTTGAFLEDDEAETLNITDETPQTTLPSSTSGYVDSNVGYLEPSEEAAYSDVSSTSSSDVIPLTELHLRDHTEAAESETEIETAPWEKEEEVSEVDSAPGSSIAESSTREMPLIVTQTPDIFRTYLSEPHSESEDNYQSDSSSDSYFLECPCVEKVQDSSLLPVNVERKVTLLGQHLHLFQDENLDYECVLDIENQSVVVEASVELDATQPSVFSITCQPHQYAYSALMEEYPAMINVRRKNHFLIDSADDLYVTLFNCSVGRSDCSRCRTADPKYGCVWCGGAAGSRCMFQDSCNEDVKDSCPAPVIHFLDPVSGPVEGGTVVTISGSNLGQRAEDIQNSVTVAGVPCSVISSRYEVSSRIVCETTSSGGEKSGQASVKVRGGGLGLSAQIFRFQDPVLSSISPQRGPKAGGSSLTIRGRRLRTGHPSEVSVLIGGVSCVVLNIQEDHISCLTRGSNRTGEHSITVRFGGTERHLQGLVYHYTPNPNISMAAPSKSFLSGGRIIRVSGKNLDVVQEPKMRVTLSPPDTLPPRRKRSVRGRGGRSLSRGRDHRGGMKRWRRIVPEAECPEGTLCHVKQYESGCTVNGSALILCPTPAVGPEARRARVKVHFLLDNLTFDFSAVGGEPFSYEPNPRLYLLSQNDPSKPYHHKPGSIISVEGENLDLAIYKHEVEARIGEGVCSVKTLTHNHLYCEPPTQQPSLTAGKKQDSMESLPEFTVRMGNLNFSLGRVQYDSQAQSTFPLEAQVGVGVGASIVALIVLIIVLIYRRKSKQAMRDYKKVQIQLENLETSVRDRCKKEFTDLMTEMMDMSSDLVGSGIPFLDYRAYAERIFFPGHQESPLRRDLDVPESRRQTVEQGLVQLSNLLNSKLFLTKFIHTLEVQRTFSPRDRAYVASLLTVALHGKLEYFTDILKTLLNDLVEQYVAKNPKLMLRRTESVVEKLLTNWMSICLFTFLRESAGESFYMLFRAIKHQVDKGPVDAVTGKAKYTLNDNRLLREDVEYKTLTLNVVMPAAASTGGTTTQTVPAKVLDCDTITQVKEKLLEQTWKGTSYSQRPHIDSLHLEWRSGVAGHLILSDEDLTSVVQGLWKRLNTLQHYKVPDGATVALVPRNTKNHLHDSHDYMPGEKTPMLDDMEEGGVRLWHLVKANEESELPKHRRGSVREKGGERAKAIPEIYLTRLLSMKGTLQKFVDDLFTAILSTSRPVPLAVKYFFDLLDEQALQHGINDPETIHIWKTNSLPLRFWINILKNPQFIFDVQTSDHVDAVLSVIAQTFMDSCTIADHKLGRDSPINKLLYARDIPRYKQMVERYYADIRQTISASDQEMNSALAELSRNYTAEVNCLVALHELYKYINKYYDQIITALEEDCTAQKMQLGYRLQQIAAAVENKVTDL from the exons ATGGCGAGCCGGGAACCGCTGGAAGCCAAAGCCGTGTGGCACACCTCATTCGCCCGTCTCACTGCGGTGGCTGTGAGTGTCAGAGAGGGGCACAGCATCGCCTTCCTCGGAGACTCCAAAGGAACTCTGCACAAG GTATATCTGGGCCAAGATGGCCGGGTGGAGGTATATGCAAACACGACGATCCAGCCCAACTCCCCCATTAACAGTGACCTCTTATTGGACCAGAATGGAGCGCACATCTACATCATGACCAAAACTACT gTAGAGAAGCGTCCAGTGGCAGAATGTGGAGCCCACCTTGACTGTCAGTCCTGTCTGTCTGCGAAAGACCCCTATTGTGGCTGGTGTGTCCTGGAGGGACG GTGTGGCCAGCGCTGGGAGTGCCAGCGAGGCTCCTCACAGGGCCAGTGGCTGTGGAGCTTCAACCAGATGCAGCAGTGCCTCAGTATTCAGCACCTCAGCCAGTACAACATCAGTCGCGGGGAGAAAACTGAT ATCAAAGTGTCAGTAGAGGGCCTCCCCAGCCTGGCAAAAGGAGAGGCATACTCTTGTTTCTTCCAGGACACAGAAGTTCCTGCGTCAGTCACTGACGCTGGTGTGATATGCCCCACCCCCGATGCCAGCCGACTGCCTCCCATTGGTCTTGGAGATG AGTTTGTGATGGTGACCCTGTCACTGCGCTTTACAAACGTGACGGTGGCAGAAACAGAATTCACTTTCTACAACTGCAGCTTGGTCCAACAGCTCTCTGGACGCAGAcc ATGCCAAGGGTGTGTAAGCAGCCGCTGGGGGTGTAACTGGTGCATCCACCAGCacgtctgcacacacacacacatctgcagccGAGGAGTCACCATCTACAACCAGAAT TTCAAACCGCCTACACCCACCATCCCACCACCCACCACTTTACCTCCCACCGTCCCGACAACAACTAAAaccacaccaacaacaacaacaacaagcataacaacaacaacaacaacaacaacagagccaCCACCTGCAGAGACACCCACTCCCACCACAGCAGCTGTCCTTACAACTTCCACTACAGTGACACCGCCCACCACCCTTCAAGCTGAATCCACCTCCCCCCTTACGCTGGCAACAACCTCCCCCTTTGTCAGGGTCTTCAGCCAGgccaccaccacacacacccccatcaCAGGAGGTTGGGGGGCGACGGATGGAAGCACTACAGGAGCTTTTTTAGAGGATGATGAGGCTGAAACCTTGAATATCACTGATGAAACTCCCCAAACTACATTACCCAGCAGCACTAGTGGTTATGTAGACTCCAATGTGGGGTATTTAGAGCCGTCTGAGGAAGCGGCGTACTCTGATGTGAGCTCCACCAGCTCCAGTGATGTGATTCCTCTCACAGAGCTGCATCTCAGGGACCATACGGAGGCtgcagagagtgagacagagatcGAGACAGCTCCctgggagaaggaggaggaagtgtcCGAGGTGGATTCTGCTCCAGGTTCCTCCATTGCAGAGTCGAGCACCAGAGAAATGCCGCTCATCGTCACACAAACCCCCGACATATTTAGAACCTATTTATCTGAGCCACACTCTGAATCTGAAGATAACTACCAATCAGATTCCTCCTCTGATTCTTACTTCCTG gagtgtccatgtgtggaaaagGTTCAGGAttcctctctgcttcctgtcaACGTGGAGAGGAAGGTGACTCTGCTGGGACAACACCTACACCTCTTCCAG GATGAGAATCTGGACTACGAGTGTGTGTTGGATATCGAGAACCAGTCGGTGGTGGTGGAGGCCTCGGTGGAGCTGGATGCTACACAACCATCAGTGTTCTCCATCACCTGCCAACCCCACCAG TACGCCTATTCTGCCTTAATGGAGGAATACCCAGCGATGATCAACGTGAGGAGGAAAAACCACTTCCTGATCGACAGCGCTGACGATCTGTATG TTACGCTGTTCAACTGTTCAGTGGGGCGGTCGGACTGCAGCCGGTGTAGAACAGCCGACCCGAAGTACGGCTGTGTGTGGTGCGGGGGGGCTGCCGGCTCCCGCTGCATGTTTCAGGACTCCTGCAACGAGGACGTCAAAGACTCCTGTCCTGCACCCGTCATTCACTTT TTGGACCCGGTGTCCGGTCCCGTAGAGGGGGGCACAGTCGTGACCATTTCAGGTTCAAACCTGGGCCAGAGAGCTGAAGACATCCAGAACTCTGTCACAGTGGCGGGGGTCCCCTGCAGCGTGATCAGCAGCAGATATGAAGTCTCCTCTAG GATAGTGTGTGAGACCACCAGCAGTGGAGGGGAGAAGAGCGGCCAGGCCTCGGTCAAAGTGAGGGGCGGGGGACTCGGACTGTCTGCTCAGATCTTCAGATTCCAG GATCCTGTTCTGAGCAGCATCTCCCCCCAAAGAGGGCCCAAGGCAGGGGGCTCCTCTCTCACCATCAGGGGCCGCAGACTGAGGACGGGACACCCGAGTGAAGTCAGCGTCCTCATCGGAGGGGTTTCCTGCGTAGT gCTGAACATCCAGGAGGATCACATCAGCTGTCTGACCAGAGGCAGCAACAGAACAGGGGAACACAGCATCACCGTGAGATTCGGAGGCACGGAGCGCCACCTGCAGGGTCTGGTGTATCACTACACCCCCAATCCCAACATCTCCATGGCTGCCCCGTCCAAAAGCTTTCTCAG CGGAGGACGTATCATCAGAGTCTCCGGTAAGAACCTGGATGTGGTCCAGGAGCCCAAAATGAGGGTGACACTCAGTCCACCTGACACCCTCCCCCCCAGGAGAAAAAGGAGCGTCAGAGGGAGGGGTGGAAGAAGCCTGAGCAGAGGGCGGGATCACCGGGGGGGAatgaagagatggaggaggatCGTCCCCGAGGCGGAGTGCCCCGAGGGAACGCTCTGTCACGTCAAACAG TATGAATCTGGCTGCACGGTGAACGGCTCCGCCCTAATCCTGTGTCCCACTCCAGCCGTGGGCCCAGAGGCCAGGAGGGCCAGGGTCAAAGTCCACTTTCTGTTGGACAACCTCACTTTTGACTTCAGCGCCGTGGGGGGCGAGCCCTTCAGCTATGAGCCCAACCCGAGGCTCTACCTGCTGAGCCAGAACGACCCCAGCAAACCGTACCACCACAAACCCGGCAGCATCATCTCCGTGGAG GGGGAGAACCTGGATCTGGCCATCTACAAGCACGAGGTGGAGGCTCGGATCGGGGAGGGGGTGTGTTCTGTGAAGACCCTGACCCACAATCACCTGTACTGTGAACCGCCGACCCAGCAGCCCTCACTCACCGCCGGAAAGAAGCAGGACAGCATGGAGAGTCTCCCGGAGTTCACA GTGAGGATGGGGAACCTGAACTTCTCTCTGGGTAGAGTGCAGTACGACAGCCAGGCCCAGTCCACCTTTCCTCTGGAGGCCCAGGTGGGGGTCGGAGTGGGGGCCTCTATTGTGGCCCTCATTGTGCTCATCATAGTGCTCATATACAG GAGGAAGAGCAAGCAGGCCATGAGGGACTATAAGAAGGTTCAGATACAGCTGGAGAACCTGGAGACCAGTGTGAGGGACCGCTGCAAGAAGGAGTTCACAG ACCTGATGACAGAGATGATGGACATGTCCAGTGATCTGGTGGGCTCGGGGATACCCTTCCTGGACTACCGGGCGTACGCCGAGCGCATCTTCTTCCCCGGCCACCAGGAGTCTCCACTGAGACGAGATCTGGACGTCCCAGAGAGTCGGAGGCAGACGGTGGAGCAGGGGCTGGTGCAGCTGTCCAACCTGCTCAACAGCAAACTCTTCCTCACCAAA TTTATCCACACTCTGGAGGTCCAGCGGACGTTCTCCCCCAGGGACCGGGCCTATGTGGCCTCTCTGCTGACGGTGGCCCTGCACGGAAAACTGGAGTACTTCACCGACATCCTGAAGACGCTGCTCAACGACTTGGTGGAACAGTACGTGGCCAAGAACCCCAAACTGATGCTCAGGAG AACGGAATCTGTGGTGGAGAAGCTTTTGACCAACTGGATGTCCATCTGCCTCTTTACCTTCCTGAGA GAATCAGCAGGGGAGTCCTTCTACATGCTGTTCAGAGCCATAAAGCACCAGGTGGACAAAGGCCCCGTGGATGCCGTGACAGGGAAAGCAAAGTACACACTGAACGACAACAGGCTGCTGCGAGAGGACGTGGAGTACAAGACGTTg ACCTTGAATGTTGTGATGCCCGCTGCAGCCTCCACCGGGGGCACCACCACGCAGACGGTTCCTGCCAAAGTCCTGGACTGTGACACCATCACGCAAGTGAAGGAGAAACTTCTTGAACAAACCTGGAAGGGAACCTCCTATTCCCAGAGGCCACACATCGACTCATTACACCTCG agtGGCGTTCAGGTGTCGCAGGTCACCTGATCCTCTCAGACGAGGACCTGACGTCCGTAGTACAAGGCTTATGGAAGCGCCTGAACACACTGCAGCACTATAAG GTTCCTGATGGAGCGACGGTGGCCCTCGTCCCCAGGAACACCAAAAACCATCTCCACGACAGCCATGATTACATGCCTGGAGAAA AGACCCCCATGCTGGATGacatggaggaggggggggtgagGCTGTGGCACCTGGTGAAAGCCAACGAGGAGTCGGAGCTGCCCAAACACAGGAGGGGCAGTGtgagggagaaggggggggaGAGGGCCAAGGCCATCCCCGAGATCTACCTCACCCGCCTGCTCTCCAtgaag GGCACGCTGCAGAAGTTCGTGGATGATCTGTTCACGGCGATCCTCAGCACCAGCCGTCCTGTTCCTCTGGCTGTCAAGTACTTCTTCGACCTGCTGGATGAGCAGGCTCTGCAGCACGGCATCAACGACCCCGAGACCATCCACATCTGGAAAACCAACAG TTTACCGCTGCGGTTCTGGATCAACATCCTGAAGAACCCGCAGTTCATCTTCGACGTGCAAACCTCGGACCACGTGGACGCCGTGCTGTCAGTCATCGCTCAGACCTTCATGGACTCCTGCACCATTGCTGACCACAAGCTGGGACGG GACTCTCCCATCAACAAGTTGCTGTACGCCCGAGACATCCCGCGCTACAAGCAGATGGTGGAGAG GTACTACGCAGACATCCGTCAGACCATCTCCGCCAGCGACCAGGAGATGAACTCTGCTCTGGCTGAACTCTCTCGT AACTACACAGCAGAGGTCAACTGCCTCGTGGCTTTACATGAGCTGTACAAGTACATCAACAAATACTACGATCAA